A stretch of Rhizobium sp. TH2 DNA encodes these proteins:
- a CDS encoding NAD(P)H-quinone oxidoreductase has product MALPSEMRYIDLPQPGAPDAMKLATGPLPDLKPGDLLIRVEASGVNRPDVAQRQGSYPPPPGASPILGLEVAGEVVALGQETKGFKVGDKVCALANGGGYAEYCAVPATQALAWPKGYDAIRAAALPETFFTVWANLFMMAGLRAGETVLIHGGSSGIGTTAIQLAKAIGATVFTTVGNEEKADACRKLGALHAINYKTEDFAAVIKAETKGGVNVILDMIAAAYFEKNLASLARDGRLSIISLLGGAVAEKANLAPIMVKRLHIMGSTMRPRTAEEKREIRDELQAKVWPLIEAGKVAPVIHKVFDFADVVEAHRLMESSDHIGKIVLRV; this is encoded by the coding sequence ATGGCCCTGCCCTCCGAGATGCGCTACATCGACCTGCCGCAGCCGGGCGCACCCGATGCGATGAAACTCGCCACCGGCCCGCTTCCCGATCTCAAGCCTGGCGACCTGCTGATCCGGGTCGAGGCATCGGGCGTCAACCGGCCGGATGTCGCCCAGCGACAGGGCAGCTATCCGCCGCCGCCGGGGGCCAGCCCGATCCTCGGGTTGGAAGTCGCGGGCGAGGTCGTGGCACTCGGTCAGGAGACGAAGGGTTTCAAAGTCGGCGACAAGGTCTGCGCATTGGCCAATGGCGGCGGCTATGCCGAATATTGCGCCGTGCCGGCGACACAGGCGCTTGCCTGGCCGAAGGGCTATGACGCGATCCGTGCCGCCGCCCTGCCCGAGACGTTCTTCACCGTCTGGGCCAATCTCTTCATGATGGCGGGCCTGAGGGCCGGCGAGACGGTGCTGATCCATGGCGGATCGAGCGGCATCGGCACGACCGCCATCCAGCTTGCCAAGGCGATAGGCGCGACGGTGTTCACCACCGTCGGAAACGAGGAAAAGGCCGACGCATGCCGCAAGCTCGGCGCCCTGCATGCGATCAATTACAAGACCGAGGACTTCGCCGCCGTCATAAAGGCGGAAACCAAAGGTGGCGTCAACGTCATCCTCGATATGATCGCCGCCGCCTATTTCGAAAAAAATCTCGCCTCGCTGGCAAGGGACGGCAGGCTTTCGATCATCTCCCTGCTTGGCGGCGCTGTTGCCGAGAAAGCCAATCTTGCGCCGATCATGGTCAAGCGCCTGCACATCATGGGTTCGACCATGCGGCCGCGCACGGCGGAGGAGAAGCGCGAGATTCGCGATGAGCTTCAGGCAAAGGTCTGGCCATTGATCGAAGCCGGAAAGGTGGCGCCGGTCATTCACAAAGTGTTCGATTTCGCCGATGTGGTGGAAGCGCACAGGCTGATGGAATCGAGCGATCATATCGGGAAGATTGTGTTGAGGGTGTAG
- a CDS encoding HAD family phosphatase translates to MPGFDLILFDCDGVLVDSEIIAAEVESKLLRDSGFDITAEDMCIRFAGMDWKSILLTIEQEADIPVSAQLLDKSEKLLDAALLRRVKMIEGVRYALAKITEQRCICSNSSSHRLDLMLTKVGLKPFFQGHIYSAKDLGPDRTKPKPDIYLFGAKQFGVDPSRCLVIEDSVHGVHAARAAGMRVIGFTGGSHTYPTHADRLTDAGAETVISRMVELPEMVEALKNFNELV, encoded by the coding sequence ATGCCCGGTTTTGACCTGATCCTTTTTGATTGCGACGGCGTGCTCGTCGATTCCGAAATCATTGCCGCCGAGGTGGAATCCAAGCTGTTGCGGGATTCGGGCTTCGACATCACGGCGGAAGACATGTGCATCCGCTTTGCGGGCATGGACTGGAAGAGCATTCTGCTGACGATCGAGCAGGAGGCCGATATTCCGGTCTCGGCCCAGCTTCTCGACAAATCCGAAAAGCTGCTCGACGCCGCGCTCCTTCGCCGTGTCAAGATGATCGAAGGCGTGCGCTATGCGCTGGCCAAGATCACCGAACAGCGCTGCATCTGCTCCAACTCGTCTTCGCATCGGCTGGACCTGATGCTGACCAAGGTTGGCCTCAAGCCGTTCTTCCAGGGGCATATCTATTCCGCGAAGGACCTGGGTCCGGACCGGACCAAGCCGAAGCCGGACATCTACCTTTTCGGCGCCAAGCAGTTCGGCGTCGATCCTTCACGCTGCCTGGTGATCGAGGATTCGGTGCATGGCGTGCATGCGGCGCGCGCCGCCGGCATGCGGGTGATCGGGTTTACCGGCGGTTCGCACACCTATCCGACCCATGCCGACCGGCTGACGGATGCAGGCGCCGAGACCGTGATCTCGCGCATGGTGGAATTGCCTGAGATGGTGGAAGCGCTGAAGAACTTCAACGAACTGGTCTAA
- the betB gene encoding betaine-aldehyde dehydrogenase produces MRAQPKASHFIDGDYVEDTAGTVFESIYPATGEVIARLHAATPAIVEKAIASAKAAQVEWAKMSPTARGRILKRAADIMRVKNRELSQLETLDTGKPIQETIVADPTSGADAFEFFGGVAGAALNGEHIPLGADWAYTKRIPLGVCVGIGAWNYPQQIACWKGAPALICGNAMVFKPSENTPLGALKIAEILIEAGLPKGLYNVIQGDRTTGPMLVNHPDVNKVSLTGSVPTGRKVAEAAAGHLKHVTMELGGKSPLIVFDDADIDSAIGGAMLGNFYSTGQVCSNGTRVFVQKGVKGEFLKRLKARTEAIKIGDPEDEATQMGPVINRAQQEKILSYIEKGKAEGAALVTGGSIPNSVAAAGCYIQPTVFADVTDDMAIAREEIFGPVMCVLDFDNEEEVLKRANATEFGLSGGVFTSDMARAHRVVDQLEAGTVWINTYNLCPVEIPFGGVKQSGFGRENSLAAINHYSELKTVYVAMGKVEAPY; encoded by the coding sequence ATGCGCGCGCAGCCGAAAGCCAGCCATTTCATCGATGGCGACTATGTCGAGGATACCGCAGGCACGGTGTTCGAAAGCATCTATCCCGCCACAGGCGAGGTGATCGCCCGGTTGCATGCCGCGACCCCTGCAATTGTCGAAAAGGCCATCGCCTCGGCCAAGGCGGCACAGGTCGAATGGGCCAAAATGAGCCCCACCGCGCGCGGCCGCATCCTCAAGCGCGCCGCCGACATCATGCGCGTAAAGAACCGCGAACTCTCCCAACTCGAGACTCTGGATACCGGCAAGCCGATCCAGGAAACCATCGTCGCCGACCCGACCTCGGGAGCGGATGCGTTCGAATTCTTCGGTGGCGTGGCGGGCGCCGCGCTGAATGGCGAGCATATCCCCCTCGGCGCCGACTGGGCCTATACAAAGCGCATCCCGCTCGGCGTCTGCGTCGGCATCGGCGCCTGGAACTATCCCCAGCAGATCGCCTGCTGGAAGGGCGCCCCGGCGCTGATCTGCGGCAATGCCATGGTCTTCAAGCCGTCCGAGAACACGCCGCTCGGCGCGCTGAAGATCGCCGAAATCCTCATCGAGGCCGGCCTGCCCAAGGGTCTCTATAATGTCATCCAGGGCGACCGCACCACCGGCCCGATGCTGGTCAACCATCCCGATGTCAACAAGGTGTCGCTGACCGGATCGGTGCCGACCGGCCGCAAGGTGGCCGAAGCCGCCGCGGGACATCTCAAGCATGTGACAATGGAGCTCGGTGGCAAGTCGCCGCTGATCGTCTTCGATGACGCCGATATCGACTCGGCGATCGGCGGCGCCATGCTCGGCAATTTCTATTCGACGGGGCAGGTCTGCTCCAACGGCACCCGCGTCTTCGTTCAGAAGGGCGTGAAGGGAGAATTCCTCAAGCGGCTCAAGGCGCGTACCGAGGCGATCAAGATCGGCGATCCGGAGGACGAGGCGACCCAGATGGGTCCGGTCATCAACCGCGCCCAGCAGGAGAAAATCCTGTCCTACATCGAAAAGGGCAAAGCCGAGGGCGCCGCGCTGGTCACCGGCGGATCAATCCCGAATTCCGTTGCCGCCGCCGGCTGCTACATCCAGCCCACCGTCTTCGCTGATGTCACCGACGATATGGCCATCGCGCGGGAGGAAATCTTCGGCCCGGTCATGTGCGTGCTCGATTTCGACAATGAAGAAGAAGTCCTCAAGCGCGCCAATGCCACCGAATTCGGCCTCTCCGGAGGTGTTTTCACGTCAGACATGGCGCGTGCCCACCGGGTGGTGGACCAGCTCGAGGCCGGCACGGTGTGGATCAACACCTACAATCTCTGCCCGGTCGAAATTCCGTTCGGTGGTGTGAAGCAATCCGGTTTTGGCCGTGAGAATTCGCTGGCGGCGATCAACCATTATTCGGAACTGAAGACGGTCTATGTGGCGATGGGCAAGGTCGAGGCGCCGTATTGA
- a CDS encoding type II toxin-antitoxin system HigA family antitoxin — translation MLDFSMLRTLQSEAEYQAALKAVRPYFDTEPAENTPEAAHFDALVLLIEQYESKHYEIPRAAPVDVLKSIMAANNYSRADLIEIVGSKSRVADLLNGRREINLDQIRKISKAWGIPAGALVGEIAA, via the coding sequence ATGTTGGATTTTTCCATGCTGCGTACTTTGCAGAGCGAAGCGGAATATCAGGCTGCGCTGAAGGCTGTGCGGCCGTATTTCGACACAGAACCCGCCGAAAATACACCGGAAGCCGCACATTTCGATGCACTCGTGCTGCTGATCGAGCAGTATGAATCGAAGCACTACGAAATCCCACGCGCGGCACCCGTTGATGTCCTGAAATCCATCATGGCCGCCAACAACTATAGTCGGGCGGACCTTATCGAGATCGTCGGATCGAAGTCTCGCGTAGCCGATCTTCTCAATGGGCGTCGTGAGATCAACCTCGATCAAATCCGCAAGATCAGTAAAGCATGGGGCATCCCCGCCGGCGCGCTGGTTGGCGAGATCGCCGCATAG
- a CDS encoding VCBS domain-containing protein produces the protein MADANNDDVSVKEDAVPNTVSGNVVLNDISFDGSPVTVTSFGTFPMNYGTLVLNADGTFIYTLDNGLPAVDALNNGQTLTDIFIYNVSGDFASLTITVQGTSVNQMPSLAADTNSITEDTAPNPVMGNVLANDSDPDSNDTLAVTNGGTFNLNYGTLVMNSNGGYAYTLNNSNPAVNALSAGQFLTETFNYSVSDGFGGTASSTLTLTINGTTDNGAPIAVADVNSIKEDTPPNPVTGNVLTSDSDPDGHALSVTNAGTFNLGHGSLVINANGTYTYTLDNTNPAVNALNNGQTLSDSFTYNVSDGHGGTAASSLTITINGTTDNRAPVATADVNSVMEDTTPNPIMGNVLTNDSDPDGNTLSVTNAGTFTLAYGVLVIHADGSYTYTLDNSNPAVNALNNGQSLSDSFGYNVSDGHGGTASSSLAITINGSTDNRAPFAVADVNSARESDGSVSITGDLLTNDSDIDGDTVQLIAVEVAQYGVINVNLSDGSYTYTFDSAQPAIRALDEGETLTETIGYSIGDGRGGMAISNVTITINGTNGNVAPVNAVPGAQHALRNNALVFSAATGNSLALSDLDAGAADVEVTLSASAGAMTLSQTTGLSFTLGDGVADTSFTFAGTIADINAALDGLEIVSDNTGAISISMTTSDLGNTGTGGAKVDVDIISIDVETNVIEGNSKGDSLRGTALNDELIGRGGNDFISGGFGDDIIRGGDGNDRLYNWLGNATIDGGGGDDRIMSGRGADTLMGGDGADVFTFRRASSTQPTVPDHATIMDFSVRDRDRIDISFIDANENKRGNQAFAFIGTDAFSGKAGELRIEESGGRTFVYGDTDGGGAADLVIEFSSVIALRERHFDL, from the coding sequence ATGGCCGACGCAAATAATGACGACGTCTCCGTCAAGGAAGACGCCGTACCAAATACCGTTAGCGGCAACGTCGTACTGAACGATATCTCTTTTGATGGCAGCCCGGTAACGGTTACCAGCTTCGGCACATTTCCGATGAACTACGGCACCTTGGTGCTGAATGCCGACGGAACATTCATATACACGCTCGACAACGGCCTTCCTGCGGTCGACGCGCTCAACAACGGCCAGACACTGACGGATATCTTTATCTACAACGTCAGCGGCGACTTTGCGTCCCTCACCATTACAGTTCAGGGAACGTCCGTAAATCAAATGCCGTCGCTGGCAGCCGACACGAATTCAATCACGGAAGACACCGCCCCAAACCCGGTCATGGGCAACGTGCTGGCCAATGACAGCGATCCCGACAGCAACGACACGCTGGCTGTTACCAATGGCGGCACCTTCAACCTTAATTACGGCACGTTGGTGATGAACTCCAATGGAGGTTACGCCTACACGCTCAATAACTCCAATCCCGCGGTCAATGCGCTCAGTGCGGGTCAGTTCCTGACGGAGACTTTCAACTATTCGGTAAGTGACGGCTTTGGCGGCACCGCATCCTCGACGCTGACGCTCACCATCAACGGGACGACCGACAACGGCGCGCCCATAGCTGTTGCCGACGTCAACTCGATCAAGGAAGACACTCCGCCCAATCCCGTCACGGGCAATGTTCTGACCAGTGATAGCGATCCGGACGGCCATGCCTTGTCCGTGACAAATGCCGGCACGTTCAACCTGGGCCATGGCTCGTTGGTGATCAATGCCAATGGCACCTACACCTATACGCTCGACAACACAAACCCTGCCGTCAATGCCCTCAACAATGGCCAGACGCTGAGCGATTCATTCACCTACAATGTCAGCGACGGGCATGGTGGCACTGCGGCATCCTCGCTTACGATCACCATCAACGGCACGACCGACAACCGGGCGCCGGTGGCGACCGCCGATGTCAATTCGGTCATGGAGGACACGACCCCCAATCCCATCATGGGCAACGTGCTGACCAATGACAGCGATCCGGACGGGAATACGCTGTCGGTCACCAACGCCGGCACGTTCACGCTCGCCTATGGCGTGCTGGTGATCCATGCGGATGGCTCCTATACATACACGCTCGACAACAGCAACCCTGCCGTCAATGCCCTGAACAATGGCCAGTCGCTGAGCGATTCATTCGGCTACAATGTCAGCGACGGCCATGGTGGCACTGCATCGTCCAGCTTGGCAATCACCATCAACGGGTCGACGGATAACCGCGCGCCGTTTGCTGTCGCTGACGTGAACTCGGCGCGGGAATCGGACGGCAGCGTCTCAATCACGGGCGACCTTCTGACGAACGACAGCGATATCGACGGGGACACTGTCCAGTTGATTGCCGTGGAAGTCGCCCAGTATGGTGTGATCAATGTAAACCTCAGCGACGGATCCTACACTTACACGTTCGACTCCGCCCAACCGGCAATCCGCGCACTCGATGAAGGCGAGACGCTCACCGAGACAATCGGTTACTCAATCGGCGACGGCCGGGGCGGCATGGCGATTTCGAACGTCACCATCACGATCAACGGCACGAATGGGAACGTCGCCCCGGTCAATGCCGTGCCGGGCGCGCAGCACGCACTTCGCAACAACGCGCTCGTATTCTCGGCGGCAACAGGGAATTCCTTGGCCCTCAGCGACCTGGATGCGGGAGCGGCGGATGTGGAGGTGACGCTGAGCGCATCCGCCGGAGCAATGACGTTGTCGCAAACGACAGGACTGAGCTTCACCCTTGGAGATGGGGTGGCGGATACGTCGTTCACATTTGCGGGTACCATCGCCGACATCAATGCAGCGCTGGACGGCTTGGAGATCGTCTCCGACAACACTGGTGCCATTTCGATTTCAATGACTACCAGCGATCTCGGCAATACCGGCACCGGCGGCGCCAAGGTCGATGTCGATATCATCTCCATCGATGTCGAGACCAATGTGATCGAGGGCAATTCGAAAGGCGACAGTCTCAGGGGAACGGCATTAAACGACGAACTAATCGGTCGCGGCGGAAACGATTTCATCAGTGGAGGCTTCGGCGACGATATCATTCGTGGCGGCGACGGCAATGACAGACTTTACAACTGGCTGGGCAATGCCACGATTGACGGCGGCGGTGGAGATGACCGTATTATGAGCGGCCGGGGAGCCGATACGCTTATGGGCGGCGATGGCGCGGATGTATTTACGTTCCGCCGAGCCAGTTCCACGCAACCGACGGTGCCGGATCACGCCACGATCATGGATTTCTCCGTCAGGGACCGCGACCGGATCGATATCAGTTTCATCGACGCAAACGAGAACAAGCGCGGCAACCAGGCTTTTGCTTTTATCGGGACCGATGCGTTCAGCGGCAAGGCTGGCGAATTGCGCATTGAGGAAAGCGGCGGGCGAACCTTTGTCTACGGCGACACCGATGGCGGCGGAGCGGCGGATCTCGTCATCGAGTTCAGCTCGGTCATTGCGTTGCGGGAAAGGCATTTCGATCTCTGA
- the betC gene encoding choline-sulfatase, which produces MPDRKPNILVIMVDQLNGTFFPDGPADFLHAPHLKALAQRGARFRNNYTSSPLCAPARASFMAGQLPSRTKVYDNAAEYVSSIPTFAHHLRRAGYYTALSGKMHFVGPDQLHGFEERLTTDIYPADFGWTPDYRKPGERIDWWYHNMGSVTGAGVAEITNQMEYDDEVAFLANQKLYQLSRENDDADRRPWCVTVSFSHPHDPYVARRKFWDLYEGRNELLPEVGAIPFEEQDAHSQRLMLSCDYTQFDITEENVARARRGYFANISYVDEKVGELVDTLTRTRMLDDTVIMFCSDHGDMLGERGLWFKMSFFEGSARVPLMISGPGIESGLHRAPVSNLDIAPTLADLAGISMAEIMPWTDGESLVPIMQGGERTAPVLMEYAAEGSYAPLVGIREGKWKYVHCTLDPDQLFDLDADPHELKNLAADPAHAATLGHFQSTALARWDMARFDAEVRESQARRWVVYEALRNGAYYPWDHQPLQKASERYMRNHMNLDNLEESKRYPRGE; this is translated from the coding sequence ATGCCCGACCGTAAGCCCAATATTCTCGTCATCATGGTCGATCAGCTGAACGGCACTTTTTTCCCCGATGGCCCGGCCGATTTCCTGCATGCGCCGCATCTCAAGGCGCTTGCCCAGCGCGGCGCTCGTTTCCGCAACAATTACACATCGTCGCCGCTCTGTGCCCCGGCACGCGCATCCTTCATGGCCGGGCAGTTGCCGAGCCGCACGAAGGTCTATGACAATGCCGCCGAATATGTCTCCTCGATCCCGACCTTCGCGCATCATCTCCGCCGCGCTGGCTATTACACGGCGCTTTCGGGCAAGATGCATTTTGTCGGGCCGGACCAGTTGCACGGCTTCGAGGAGCGGCTGACGACCGATATCTACCCCGCCGATTTCGGCTGGACGCCGGATTACCGCAAGCCCGGCGAGCGCATCGACTGGTGGTACCACAATATGGGCTCGGTGACCGGCGCGGGCGTCGCCGAAATCACCAACCAGATGGAATATGACGACGAGGTCGCCTTCCTCGCCAACCAGAAGCTCTACCAGCTCAGCCGCGAAAACGACGATGCCGACCGCCGGCCCTGGTGCGTCACCGTCTCCTTCTCCCACCCGCACGACCCCTATGTGGCACGGCGCAAATTCTGGGATCTCTATGAAGGCCGCAACGAGCTGCTGCCGGAAGTGGGTGCGATACCCTTCGAAGAGCAGGACGCCCATTCCCAGCGCCTGATGCTCTCCTGCGATTACACGCAGTTCGACATAACCGAGGAGAACGTGGCCCGTGCCCGTCGCGGCTATTTCGCCAACATCTCCTATGTCGATGAGAAGGTCGGCGAGCTGGTCGATACGCTGACCCGCACCCGCATGCTCGACGACACCGTCATCATGTTTTGCTCCGACCATGGCGACATGCTGGGCGAGCGCGGCCTGTGGTTCAAGATGAGCTTCTTCGAAGGCTCGGCGCGCGTGCCGCTGATGATATCGGGCCCCGGCATCGAAAGCGGCCTGCACCGCGCGCCGGTCTCCAATCTCGATATCGCGCCGACACTCGCCGATCTGGCCGGCATTTCGATGGCCGAGATCATGCCCTGGACCGATGGCGAAAGCCTGGTGCCGATCATGCAAGGCGGCGAACGCACGGCCCCGGTGTTGATGGAATACGCTGCCGAAGGCTCCTACGCGCCGCTCGTCGGCATTCGCGAGGGCAAGTGGAAATATGTCCATTGCACGCTCGATCCCGACCAGCTGTTCGATCTCGATGCCGATCCACATGAGCTCAAAAATCTCGCGGCTGATCCGGCGCACGCCGCGACACTCGGCCATTTCCAGTCGACGGCACTCGCCCGCTGGGACATGGCGCGATTTGACGCAGAGGTTCGCGAAAGCCAGGCGCGCCGCTGGGTGGTCTACGAAGCACTTCGCAACGGGGCCTATTATCCCTGGGATCACCAGCCGCTGCAAAAGGCATCCGAGCGCTACATGCGCAACCATATGAATCTTGATAATCTCGAGGAATCAAAGCGTTATCCCCGCGGCGAGTGA
- a CDS encoding type II toxin-antitoxin system HigB family toxin, producing MNVIAKSALVQFWERQPSGMPRNVAKAAMTEWHTTASDANWKDFSELRKTFNSADYVADGKVVFDVGGNKYRIVGLVGYRTKRIFILFVGTHAEYDKVKVVDL from the coding sequence ATGAATGTGATTGCCAAGTCCGCCCTGGTGCAATTTTGGGAAAGGCAGCCGTCGGGAATGCCCCGAAACGTTGCCAAGGCGGCGATGACGGAATGGCACACGACCGCTTCAGACGCGAATTGGAAGGACTTCAGCGAACTTAGGAAGACCTTCAACTCCGCCGACTATGTGGCAGACGGGAAAGTGGTCTTTGACGTCGGTGGAAACAAGTATCGCATTGTGGGCTTGGTAGGATACCGAACGAAGCGCATTTTCATTCTTTTCGTCGGTACTCACGCCGAGTACGACAAGGTCAAGGTGGTAGATTTATAG
- a CDS encoding DUF1344 domain-containing protein, with amino-acid sequence MRALFASAVILSSIAMVPAAFAASQSVTGTVKAYHAGKSLTLANGDMFQLPSSFKDPGIRTGEKVKVAYQKTGKNLQAEMVTIVR; translated from the coding sequence ATGCGCGCTCTTTTTGCTTCCGCAGTCATTCTTTCATCCATCGCAATGGTCCCCGCTGCTTTCGCGGCGAGCCAGTCGGTGACCGGCACCGTCAAGGCCTACCACGCCGGCAAATCGCTGACGCTCGCCAATGGCGATATGTTCCAGCTGCCTTCGAGCTTCAAGGATCCGGGCATCAGGACCGGCGAGAAGGTGAAAGTGGCCTATCAGAAGACAGGCAAGAATCTTCAGGCCGAGATGGTGACCATCGTTCGGTGA
- a CDS encoding bifunctional diguanylate cyclase/phosphodiesterase has product MPAAAERIAFPVRYAGEKLFNLGKAVLDCAFQPIVEITTGAVFGYETLMRGHDQLGFNSPIELIDRMAETGQLATLDQMMSGRALAKFTSLADYRSSTLFINLDVRLIPEGGALIDALLRHLRAHGIPPSSICFELSERFDNTAVPEFGELIAKMRRSGFKIAIDDFGVGRGEFKLLCDYPVDYLKIDRHFIAGVGDAPRKQHLVKNIVNIAHTLGIRVIAEGVETEAEFLSCREFGVDMVQGYYIARPSVNVDDQRSSFPHLRDHSRSRTSASSLDELLIRKQIENLPFVYENDSIEKVFEMFRMNPENSYFPVLNVTNEPRGIIQESQLKEFIYHPFGRDLLKNRDYLKPVSYFVKNAPIISLDSDTQDLVSAFANMDGCHCVLLTENMRYSGTISAASLIRILNEKQLKTALDQNPLTGLPGNLAIVNFLRNACMDADKIRYLCYCDFDNFKPFNDRYGFHAGDHAISLFAALMRRYFFHENEFTGHIGGDDFFVGLRGIDEEEMLHPLGRLLNDFSSEVMTLYSDKERADGYIIGHGRDGIEAKIPLMRCSIGVLELPQGVVISDIDRISAEIAHVKTLAKQSANGLSVTRFGAAEES; this is encoded by the coding sequence ATGCCTGCCGCCGCCGAACGCATCGCTTTTCCCGTCCGCTATGCAGGCGAAAAGCTCTTCAATCTCGGAAAGGCGGTGCTTGACTGCGCCTTTCAGCCGATCGTCGAAATCACCACCGGGGCGGTGTTCGGCTACGAGACTCTTATGCGCGGCCACGATCAGTTAGGATTCAACTCGCCGATCGAACTGATCGACCGGATGGCGGAGACCGGACAACTCGCGACCCTCGACCAGATGATGTCTGGCCGTGCGCTGGCAAAATTCACGTCGCTTGCCGATTATCGCTCATCGACGCTCTTTATCAATCTCGATGTCCGGCTGATCCCGGAAGGCGGCGCGCTGATCGATGCGCTGCTCCGTCATCTGCGGGCCCATGGCATTCCGCCCTCCTCGATTTGCTTCGAACTCTCCGAGCGCTTTGACAACACCGCCGTGCCGGAATTCGGCGAACTGATCGCCAAGATGCGCCGGTCCGGCTTCAAGATTGCCATCGACGACTTCGGCGTCGGCCGCGGCGAGTTCAAGCTGCTCTGCGACTATCCCGTCGATTATCTCAAGATCGACCGGCATTTCATCGCCGGCGTCGGCGATGCACCGCGCAAGCAGCATCTCGTCAAGAACATTGTCAATATCGCCCATACGCTCGGCATCCGCGTCATCGCCGAGGGCGTCGAGACCGAGGCCGAGTTCCTGTCCTGCCGCGAATTCGGCGTCGATATGGTGCAGGGCTATTACATCGCCCGACCATCGGTGAATGTCGACGACCAGCGCTCGAGCTTCCCGCATCTGCGCGATCATTCGAGAAGCCGGACATCGGCGAGTTCGCTCGACGAATTGCTGATCCGCAAGCAGATCGAGAATCTGCCCTTCGTCTATGAGAACGACTCGATCGAGAAGGTCTTCGAGATGTTCCGGATGAACCCGGAAAACAGCTACTTCCCGGTGCTCAACGTCACCAACGAGCCGCGCGGCATCATCCAGGAATCGCAGCTCAAGGAATTCATCTATCATCCCTTCGGGCGCGACCTGCTCAAGAACCGGGACTACCTCAAGCCGGTCTCCTATTTCGTCAAGAACGCGCCGATCATCAGCCTCGACTCCGACACCCAGGATCTCGTGTCCGCCTTCGCCAACATGGATGGCTGCCACTGCGTGCTGCTGACCGAGAACATGCGCTATTCCGGCACGATTTCGGCCGCCTCGCTGATCCGCATTCTCAACGAGAAGCAGTTGAAGACCGCACTCGACCAGAACCCGCTGACCGGCCTGCCGGGCAATCTCGCGATCGTCAATTTCCTCAGGAATGCCTGCATGGATGCCGACAAGATCCGCTATCTCTGCTATTGCGACTTCGACAATTTCAAGCCGTTCAACGACCGCTACGGCTTCCACGCCGGCGACCATGCGATCTCGCTCTTCGCGGCGCTGATGCGGCGCTATTTCTTTCATGAGAACGAGTTCACCGGGCATATCGGCGGCGATGATTTCTTTGTCGGGCTGAGGGGCATCGACGAGGAGGAGATGCTGCATCCGCTCGGCCGGCTGCTCAACGATTTCTCCTCGGAGGTCATGACGCTCTACAGCGACAAGGAGCGCGCGGACGGCTATATTATCGGCCATGGCCGCGATGGCATCGAGGCGAAGATACCGCTGATGCGCTGCTCGATCGGCGTGCTGGAACTGCCGCAGGGCGTGGTGATCAGCGATATCGACCGGATCAGCGCCGAGATCGCGCATGTGAAGACTCTTGCCAAGCAAAGCGCCAATGGCCTCAGTGTCACCCGGTTCGGCGCAGCGGAGGAAAGCTGA